From a region of the Tursiops truncatus isolate mTurTru1 chromosome 13, mTurTru1.mat.Y, whole genome shotgun sequence genome:
- the LOC109550191 gene encoding LOW QUALITY PROTEIN: O-acyltransferase like protein (The sequence of the model RefSeq protein was modified relative to this genomic sequence to represent the inferred CDS: inserted 3 bases in 2 codons; substituted 2 bases at 2 genomic stop codons), which yields MVTSQVLGNISLKCLQDTDEFLSDLNSVEPKDYAQRRFLGAMDRALKCFSWQKNVPALWTTEMPGSTCSALNGLXXLSFLXVVSGHASQMTAWLSLDNVLEWKARVLKTPLYLDSRSGPFYLGVDTFFLISGWLSARSFLKMHWNSDKGITPKIILRYFLSCLTKLQPLHLYSACFSVRLFSLVPWRPVWEVPEFHLENGQQAWWPNLLLLDNFLSVQDACNGWTWYLANDFQFHLVTPVIVFIHGKNQHTLVLLGATLFLASFTASALLTLAYNLPVAAPSEARDRCSPGPPPAPVGWVLFARQEGYGSLVHRLLSWDSWSFLASMSYACYLAHPXFIILYNGLQEMLIHYTDINMFCLFSGHCLPTFITGLALTLFIEKPCQELKRCLLGSAPAGP from the exons GATTTCTAGGAGCCATGGACCGTGCTCTGAAATGCTTTTCTTGGCAGAAGAATGTGCCGGCCCTCTGGACCACAGAGATGCCAGGAAGCACGTGCTCTGCCCTGAACGGCCTCTGATAATTGAGCTTCCT TGTCGTGTCTGGGCACGCCAGTCAGATGACCGCATGGCTGTCTTTGG ATAATGTGCTTGAATGGAAAGCCAGAGTCCTTAAAACTCCATTGTACCTTGATTCTCGGAGTGGCCCATTCTATCTCGGCGTCGACACATTCTTCCTGATCAG tgGCTGGTTAAGTGCAAGGTCCTTTTTAAAGATGCATTGGAATTCAGACAAAGGAATAACCCCTAAAATCATACTCAGATACTTTCTCAGTTGCCTTACAAA GTTGCAGCCTCTTCACCTGTATTCAGCGTGCTTTTCGGTTAGATTGTTCTCCCTTGTGCCCTGGAGACCCGTCTGGGAAGTGCCCGAGTTCCACCTGGAGAACGGCCAGCAAGCGTGGTGGCCGAATTTGCTGTTGCTAGATAACTTCCTGTCGGTCCAGGATGCG TGCAACGGCTGGACGTGGTATCTTGCCAATGACTTTCAGTTCCATCTCGTGACCCCGGTGATCGTCTTCATCCACGGAAA aaatcAACACACCCTTGTCCTCCTCGGGGCCACGCTGTTCTTGGCATCTTTCACCGCCTCTGCTCTGCTCACACTGGCTTATAACCTTCCGGTAGCAGCTCCGTCAGAAGCAAG GGACAGGTGCAGCCCAG GCCCTCCACCGGCCCCCGTGGGCTGGGTATTGTTCGCGCGTCAGGAGGGCTACGGAA GTCTGGTGCACCGGCTGCTTTCCTGGGATAGCTGGAGCTTCCTGGCCAGCATGAGCTACGCTTGCTACTTGGCGCACC TCTTCATCATCCTGTACAATGGGCTTCAGGAGATGCTTATTCACTACACCGACATCAACATG TTCTGTCTTTTCTCTGGACACTGTTTGCCGACCTTCATCACTGGGCTGGCCCTGACGCTGTTCATTGAGAAACCATGTCAGGAACTGAAGCGGTGCCTGCTGGGATCAGCGCCTGCAGGGCCATGA